The DNA sequence TTTAGGAAAGGTAGAACGTGAAGCAGAGAGAAGCACCAAGTTATTCCTCAGAGGGTTTTCTCACCCGGTGTAGCATAAATTAAGAGATGCCTCCCAAGTATGACAATGTCCAGCGGCTCCTCGATGCTGAAAGAAGGCGGAATGAAGTTATTGCCAATGCGAAAGCTCAGAAGCAGGCGAAGGTGAAGCAGGCTAAAGTTGATGCCGAACGCGAAGTTGCTGCTTTCCACGCGGAGAAGGAACGCGAATATGAAGCATACcgccagcagcaggaggcaCTTAccgagaaagaaaaggaacaattGCGATCTGATACGGATGTCTGGTTACAACAGCTCAACGCCATGGCGGCCAATCGCATGCAGGCGGTTGAAACTATGATGACTGGTTTGATACTGCGATGTCAGGACAACTGATGGGTGTAGGAGCAagataaaagggaaaggcAGTTGAATGAACGGATTTGTGGTGTCGGTTAGGCtcagggagggggaagaagtaaaataaaatgaaagggagaaggtaATGGTGAGAATGATGGTGTGTAtaaggaagagggagggtgaaaagtgaaggaaggaaaaatgaagaaggaacTGTAAGGGAGATGAAGAGGTGAGAATTGGAAGAGATTATGtcgaaaaggaggagaaaacgGGCTTGAGAGGTAGGTTGAGGTTCTAGCATCCAGTGAAGGAACAAATTTGTTAATTTGCTTTTCCCCCAATCTCATATCATCGCACTTTGTAAACCTTCTCTGCCGCTTACGCGGTTGAAGGGAGACAGAACGGGGTGACACCAAGAAAGGAgacatttcttctttcattttttgtgtgtttgtttgtgtggacGATGCGAGGGggggggacaaaaaaaaaaaagcgactT is a window from the Trypanosoma brucei brucei TREU927 chromosome 8, complete sequence genome containing:
- a CDS encoding (H+)-ATPase G subunit, putative, which translates into the protein MPPKYDNVQRLLDAERRRNEVIANAKAQKQAKVKQAKVDAEREVAAFHAEKEREYEAYRQQQEALTEKEKEQLRSDTDVWLQQLNAMAANRMQAVETMMTGLILRCQDN